In one Magallana gigas chromosome 7, xbMagGiga1.1, whole genome shotgun sequence genomic region, the following are encoded:
- the LOC105344809 gene encoding ribonucleoprotein PTB-binding 1, with translation MATASSGSKSPNTGEETSNKSPNMSLNQTSNPPEKTTAELLQLSMEEFYRDRPILFSNLPASANEDDLNVLLGAYIAKSIEIIPGQKKALVVLESGLEIEQLLLDLQNTKFQDCVISIDRCETEKLLCCAHLPSDYTVEKFRALVAPFCAVKKCFLYRSQTTNDYKWYGVVEYSAPLSQISSIRTELDWKMVDGYHIHCDFLDKSLSSYRKLNSKCLFVDNLPKDFTNTSEFRDIFSALSSPLYCQIVMKDGKSLGYGIIEYKSWQEAEKSERHLNGHKVLDVPMRITYCIPGISAVTICTRLMSKFDNPAEVVSKPSLLPDPVHPCKELLCNPLVQRLTSQHPTLMKKFEEAIQKMHGTYVKQLTCNPEKPGLLGPAPAVPMSPLMTVNVQLGLFILLAFQLQLQAPTSQVFDVDLANLMSKKVNNNQSEKPSLLGDPYASQSNIILQSLLSKLSPGKPSQPVGSSDVSSMLQSVSQNLQNMDVSGLMNIGQIAGQLGVEMGYPGGEATPLMDMSLKNSKEGLLGAAPPEILGLVHRGQPPKKTLFPPGVEGDVKQSLLGEPPQSLMQGWSSRPVGGGLLPNPETSHSHQQGGQEESSEYNQYYGYSRDDEGYYSSHYQHQGNPYDYSEENYDYNDKRYMDIAAKAAAYAAYNQPNYASYSSYTGHDESYSSGYSSVSGQDYDDSYSYAATDYGYRGHGMEAPPTHHMAAPTPQSNYEPLHPPGTATVERPPLLKRDYQHRHSVPSNAYNEPIQPPSAARADNQPLLKTPQGQKRSFNHLLPPPEPSPEGDYVGQHSQGIGGHYAASYTNKRQKVSHTRLMMQY, from the exons ATGGCGACGGCCAGCAGTGGTTCAAAAAGTCCAAATACTGGCGAAGAAACATCGAATAAATCACCAAATATGTCGTTAAATCAAACCAGTAACCCACCAGAGAAAACCACTGCTGAACTTTTACAACTGTCCATGGAAGAATTTTACAGAGATCGACCAATTTTGTTTAGCAACCTGCCAGCTTCTGCAAACGAA GATGACTTGAATGTGCTGTTGGGAGCATACATAGCAAAAAGCATAGAAATTATACCTGGACAAAAGAAGG CTCTGGTTGTGTTAGAAAGTGGATTAGAAATCGAACAGTTATTATTAGATttacaaaacacaaaattcCAGGACTGTGTAATAAGTATAGATCGATGTGAAACGGAGAAACTTTTGTGTTGTGCACATCTTCCAAGTGATTACACGGTGGAAAAGTTCCGAGCCCTGGTGGCTCCATTCTGTGCTGTCAAAAAGTGCTTTCTCTACCGAAGTCAAACAACTA ATGATTATAAGTGGTATGGAGTTGTGGAATATAGTGCTCCCTTGAGTCAGATTTCAAGCATCCGCACAGAACTGGATTGGAAAATGGTAGATGGATACCATATACACTGTGATTTCCTGGACAAGAGTCTCTCCTCTTACAGGAAATTAAACTCCAAGTGTTTGTTTGTGGACAATCTTCCCAAAGACTTCACTAACACCTCAGAGTTTAGGGATATATTTAGTGCATTATCTAGTCCACTTTACTGCCAG ATTGTGATGAAAGATGGAAAGTCTCTGGGTTATGGAATCATTGAGTACAAATCCTGGCAAGAGGCAGAAAAGTCGGAGCGACATCTGAATGGTCACAAAGTTCTTGATGTACCCATGAGGATCACCTATTGTATCCCAGGGATCTCGGCCGTTACCATCTGTACTCGGCTGATGAGTAAATTT GATAACCCTGCTGAGGTTGTCAGTAAGCCCAGCCTGCTGCCAGACCCTGTCCACCCATGTAAAGAGTTACTATGTAACCCGCTTGTCCAGCGTTTGACATCACAACACCCTACAT tgatgaaaaaatttgaagaagCCATCCAAAAGATGCATGGCACCTATGTGAAACAATTAACTTGCAATCCAGAGAAACCAG GACTACTGGGCCCCGCCCCCGCCGTGCCAATGAGCCCACTGATGACGGTCAATGTACAGCTGGGGCTGTTCATTCTGTTAGCATTCCAGCTACAATTGCAGGCTCCCACAAGTCAG GTTTTTGATGTAGATCTTGCAAATCTGATGTCTAAGAAAGTCAACAATAATCag TCAGAAAAGCCATCATTGCTGGGTGACCCGTATGCTTCCCAGTCCAACATTATTCTACAGAGTCTGTTGTCCAAGCTGTCCCCAGGGAAACCCAGCCAGCCCGTGGGTAGTTCTGACGTGAGCTCCATGCTGCAGTCAGTGTCACAAAACCTCCAGAACATGGACGTCAGTGGTCTAATGAACATCGGTCAGATTGCTGGACAGTTGGGGGTCGAAATGGGATACCCTGGGGGTGAAGCTACACCCCTCATGGATATGTCCTTAAAAAATTCCAAAGAGGGGTTATTAGGCGCTGCACCACCTGAGATTCTGGGATTGGTGCATAGAGGTCAACCACCCAAGAAGACCCTGTTTCCACCTGGAGTAGAGGGGGATGTCAAACAGTCCCTTTTGGGGGAACCTCCTCAGAGCTTGATGCAGGGCTGGTCATCGAGACCTGTCGGGGGAGGCTTGCTTCCTAATCCAGAAACTTCTCATAGCCACCAG CAAGGAGGACAAGAAGAGAGCAGCGAGTATAACCAGTACTATGGATACAGCAGG GATGATGAAGGATATTACAGTTCTCATTATCAG CATCAAGGCAATCCCTATGACTACTCGGAAGAAAATTATGATTACAATGACAAG CGATACATGGACATAGCAGCTAAAGCAGCAGCCTATGCGGCCTACAACCAGCCTAATTATGCCTCCTACAGCAGTTACACTGGCCATGACGAGTCCTACAGCTCGGGATACAGCAGTGTGTCGGGCCAGGACTATGACGACTCTTACAGCTACGCCGCCACGGACTACGGTTACAGAGGTCACGGCATGGAGGCCCCACCCACTCACCACATGGCAGCTCCTACCCCTCAGTCTAATTACGAGCCCCTTCATCCTCCTGGCACAGCCACAGTGGAGAGGCCGCCCTTATTG AAAAGGGATTATCAACACCGCCATTCAGTGCCAAGTAATGCCTACAATGAACCAATACAGCCTCCCTCAGCAGCAAGGGCAGACAATCAGCCTCTACTG aaaacacCACAGGGGCAAAAAAGAAGTTTCAATCATCTGTTACCTCCCCCCGAGCCCAGCCCGGAGGGGGACTATGTGGGCCAGCACTCTCAGGGCATTGGGGGACACTATGCCGCATCTTACACCAACAAACGACAGAAAGTGTCCCATACAAGACTTATGATGCAATACTAA